The Kribbella amoyensis genomic sequence AACGTCGCCCGCCCCGGCTCCGACTCGTAGATCGTCGACTCGATCCCGACCTCGTCGAGCTTGTCCGCGACGTACTCCGCGGCCATCCGCTCCCCGTTGCTCTTCCCGTTGCCGTAGTTCGTCGTGTCGAACCGGATCAGCTCCCGGCACAGCTCCACCACCTCGGCATCAGCGGCGTACGAGGGTCCCTCAGGCGTCGTCGGAGAAGTCATGCCCCCATCCTCCCCTGCCCGATGTGAATTTCACCCGTGGGGTTTGCTACTGTTCTCCGGTCAGCGTCACTCGGGCCAAGCCAGAGCGACAAAGACCACTCGTCCGGGTGGCGGAATAGGCAGACGCGCTAGCTTGAGGTGCTAGTGCCCGTTTTAGGGCGTGGGGGTTCAAGTCCCCCCTCGGACACCATACTTAGCCCCACGATCCCCTAAGGGATCGATCTCTACGCCGACCATAGTTGGTCACGACTTAGGACGTGCTGCTCAGGCAGCGCTGCCAGCCCGCTCCGCAACCTGCTTCTCGGCCGCTACCGCGTTGTACTGATCCCGCAGTTCGGCCGGATCCCACCCCGCTTCGAGCGCTTCCGGGCCCGATCCATGGTGACCTTTGCCGCACGGACACGCCCACAAAGTTCCTCGACATACGCGGCACGACCATCCTCGCCCTCAGCATCGATCAGAAGTGCCTCGATCGTGGCTTCTCGGTGTGCCGGATCGAACAGCGTCCCGACCCACCGATTCAGCGCCGGTACGACGACGTCCTCCCGCAGATAGATCTGCCGAGGATGCGCCAACGCGGCCGCCGACCCCGGCACTAACTTACGAGCATTGCACCGGTGGTACAACGTCTCCGCATGCCGCGCGGCCCCCTCCATGTTCCGACTACACATCGAGCACTTGATCCGCCCCCGAAGCACATAGACCCGCCGCGACGGCGAGCGCCTCCGAGGCCCGCTC encodes the following:
- a CDS encoding recombinase family protein, translating into MVVDEVAAAVVRRVFAMYLEGWGRKAIAEQLNRESVPCPSAHTPEQNRHRIMDGWQHSTIAAVLENPRYTGYAIYGRWQKVEELVDPDDVDAGYVVKFRRSPQAKIVRSRRPTHPEIGSVEVFTAAELEKRRCRVGGAKGWSSGPRRRSPSRRVYVLRGRIKCSMCSRNMEGAARHAETLYHRCNARKLVPGSAAALAHPRQIYLREDVVVPALNRWVGTLFDPAHREATIEALLIDAEGEDGRAAYVEELCGRVRAAKVTMDRARKRSKRGGIRPNCGISTTR